In Trichoderma atroviride chromosome 2, complete sequence, one DNA window encodes the following:
- a CDS encoding uncharacterized protein (EggNog:ENOG41), with the protein MSWTRRMLPSPTRSSMLALPPQQQQSKHERPRRGSGSDTDPKPRPSAPVRPSSPSRLKTRESSSLSSSTAARHDDAPGADRDSDAETIVLPGKDGHSPSKVRKVRQEDRSESDADSARGNGQPPPASNQGDKNAAGGRPGEGVKKRLPGPVDKDRQPRSKDGASSGLSSAPTSPPHSQNHQRQQHPLPPHRRRRSDAVAAASPSDSEGIHAPSKPVSSSLRDKLKSGERLVPHKRKAPKAESDDEGDQRKARRQRTTSVSLDNGRTLKESKSKQSQHESRTRTRSISPHPRQHRRSVSTQLPAHHLSSSLKKKRLPPPLYSADYHSDESSASGSPHPRSSKLRGLATPAIPESHASPVKMAPHKKHLDAHGQTLLARACARGEYETAKRKLTDRPEDLNVADYAGNTPLQIAAINGCEDIVKLLIDAGCNLDCVNYDKDTPLLDAVDNGHVGVVKLLLEAGVNPRKANVNGEEPIDRVTEDTENGDEIRALLLAAKKRQGERRRTSEDRHSHDYHDQRDSHALDSPRRSPAATVTTGRRTGTVRSTKTRNDLLYMPLDDKTLRQAAGRGDEETVARILQVKEGFDDPESMVAAARGGHDLVIQLLLGLGGASADPLPVRSLQPEFATPMLAAIGQENIKVVELLLEQQNFDPTKRFKGETYYELARRRQGSNWKEEEHMLKNAYDEYKRTHKDSARAKSPGRREREREREEKRSKRDEAKDDARTHKRSATSPSREPKKASTIKTEAALTRDKKRSDSFTGRGGDDSSQRRGPGRPRKDDNAASNVSDREASPAPPARKGVAKPKRTESDATGLSSEGETVKPRRKLISKGELRDERERQKRGSMASTTSSGAKEPSSPSEPRHEDSADRPKLSEKYHDRTKALKRDESRDRLAVSGDGITKRHRNSITPDRPSDVDKDDAPVKRRRLESDSQEKRLPRRPVSEEVKPRKASISRDNTSKSSSLLPRRNREEEPRGSHDEREPKRKDSTRVNSSEKSIRVKQEDEDVEMLDAHQVREHPKPRERKTRENEEEQPKKKEVSDREDAVKEDERRRARIEERRKREAEETRQREDDTKKRKEQEERDRERERERELRKKREEEEALNNKLREQERERREAEEAAARRHEEESRRLEEEKRKQEQEERKKKEEEKRREEEKKKEEERRREEEKRREEEKRKKEEEEEEERKRQEEEERLHKEQLERKAAEARQQREQEERRERERQERAEREEMERKRAAAREAEQRRLREEQERREEQERLREEQERARLEKLPPLMRWLCTAPNPKTTAIAEKFKYMRGARYDTIRPEANNTAEGRELWLLNTHVALLLGEKDLDLPKYSSWARVPVTPIAKFSLWRTEWSRYTLFSEKLWELGEQLPGCYGDEQPHSLSYNNRDRLKQEAWEKFQAMDMFFVKVSDFMYVVPNISHLRGIKLGVEYCELLETEEQAKGWRTFAKWKRDPEASRYHGLAPRFKFYVNGLLVGEELPTLSQTSSTPFPEVRVPRRGLVRAYPDDTDYNVICMNQGLGHLLKDTKSPSPVPNGIHSSPISPTSIPRARPNVNGTNGHTSPDRVKAEATAESDTINGI; encoded by the exons ATGTCATGGACGCGCAGAATGCTGCCGAGTCCGACACGCTCAAGCATGCTGGCCCTCccccctcagcagcagcaaagcaaacaCGAGCGCCCACGACGAGGCTCTGGCTCCGACACGGACCCGAAGCCGCGCCCTTCTGCTCCTGTGAGGCCATCGTCGCCGTCCAGGCTCAAGACGAGGGAGTCGTCGTCTCTGTCGTCCTCCACGGCCGCCCGACACGACGATGCACCTGGTGCCGACCGCGACTCAGACGCCGAGACGATTGTGCTGCCGGGCAAGGATGGCCATTCGCCCTCAAAGGTTCGAAAGGTGAGGCAGGAGGACCGGAGCGAGAGCGACGCCGACTCGGCCAGAGGCAACggccagccgccgccggccagTAACCAGGGCGACAAGAACGCAGCTGGCGGTCGACCCGGCGAGGGTGTCAAGAAACGGCTGCCGGGCCCTGTCGACAAGGACCGCCAACCTCGCAGCAAGGACGGCGCCTCGAGCGGCCTGAGTTCTGCACCGACTTCGCCTCCCCACAGTCAGAACCACCAGCGTCAACAGCACCCGCTTCCGCCTCACCGCCGCCGGCGATCTGACGCCGTGGCCGCCGCCTCGCCCTCGGACTCTGAAGGCATCCACGCTCCCTCCAAGCCCGTCTCGTCGTCTCTGCGCGACAAGCTCAAGTCTGGAGAGCGTCTGGTGCCTCACAAGCGAAAGGCTCCCAAGGCCGAGTCCGACGACGAAGGTGATCAACGAAAGGCCCGCCGCCAGCGGACCACAAGCGTCAGCCTCGACAACGGCCGCACCCTCAAGGAATCTAAATCGAAGCAATCTCAGCATGAATCTCGCACTCGGACACGCTCCATCTCTCCTCACCCTCGACAGCATCGTAGAAGCGTCTCCACACAATTACCTGCACATCATCTTTCTAGCAgcctcaagaagaagcgttTACCGCCCCCCCTTTATTCTGCAGACTACCATTCTGACGAATCCTCGGCCAGCGGGAGCCCTCATCCCCGCAGCTCCAAGTTACGAGGCCTTGCTACTCCGGCCATACCAGAATCTCATGCCTCGCCCGTGAAAATGGCACCTCACAAGAAACATCTCGATGCGCACGGCCAAACCCTGCTGGCTCGAGCCTGTGCTCGTGGGGAATATGAGACTGCTAAGAGAAAGCTCACTGATCGTCCCGAGGACTTGAACGTGGCAGACTATGCCGGGAACACGCCTCTGCAAATCGCCGCGATTAATGGTTGCGAGGACAtcgtcaagctgctcatcgaTGCAGGTTGCAATCTTGACTGCGTCAACTACGATAAGGATACTCCCTTACTAGACGCTGTTGATAACGGCCACGTGGGCGTCGTCAAGCTTCTATTAGAAGCTGGCGTTAACCCACGTAAAGCTAACGTCAATGGTGAAGAGCCTATCGATAGAGTTACGGAAGACACTGAAAATGGCGACGAAATCCGTGCACTGCTCTTGGCAGCTAAAAAGCGGCAGGGTGAGCGGCGACGGACCTCTGAAGACCGCCATTCCCACGATTATCATGACCAGCGAGACTCTCATGCCCTTGATAGCCCTCGCCGCTCCCCTGCCGCAACAGTGACGACAGGGCGCAGGACCGGAACTGTTCGCTCGACCAAGACGAGAAATGATTTGCTCTACATGCCATTGGACGACAAAACCCTGCGGCAGGCTGCTGGCCGtggcgatgaagagacgGTAGCCCGCATTCTGCAGGTCAAGGAGGGGTTTGATGACCCCGAGTCCATGGTAGCCGCAGCAAGAGGAGGCCATGACCTGGTAATCCAACTTCTCTTGGGCCTCGGTGGCGCCAGTGCAGACCCCCTACCAGTCAGGTCTTTACAGCCAGAATTTGCAACGCCAATGCTCGCGGCTATTGGCCAAGAGAATATCAAAGTTGTCGAACTGCTTTTGGAACAACAGAATTTTGATCCTACGAAAAGATTTAAAGGAGAGACATATTACGAACTTGCCCGTCGTCGACAAGGTTCTaattggaaagaagaggagcacATGTTGAAGAATGCCTACGACGAGTACAAACGGACACACAAAGACTCTGCTAGGGCAAAGTCGCCTGGCcgcagagagagggagagagaaagggaagagaaacGAAGCAAGAGAGACGAGGCCAAAGACGACGCACGGACACATAAGCGAAGCGCTACCAGCCCTTCCCGAGAGCCTAAGAAGGCTTCAACCATCAAGACAGAGGCGGCGCTAACAAGGGACAAGAAGAGATCGGATTCCTTCACTGGCcgtggcggcgacgacagcTCTCAAAGGAGAGGTCCTGGGCGACCAAGGAAAGACGACAACGCAGCCTCGAATGTCTCAGATCGTGaggcatctccagctccccCAGCTCGTAAAGGGGTAGCAAAGCCAAAACGAACCGAATCGGACGCTACCGGCCTCTCGTCAGAAGGAGAAACCGTCAAACCCAGAAGAAAGCTGATATCCAAAGGCGAACTACGGGACGAgcgagagaggcagaagcgTGGTAGTATGGCTTCCACCACATCATCTGGAGCGAAAGAGCCGTCGAGCCCTAGCGAACCAAGACATGAAGACAGTGCAGACAGGCCTAAGCTATCTGAAAAGTATCACGACAGAACAAAGGCTTTGAAGCGCGATGAATCGAGGGATCGTCTAGCAGTATCTGGGGACGGCATCACCAAACGGCATCGAAATAGCATTACACCTGATCGGCCAAGCGATGTTGACAAGGACGATGCACCTGTGAAGCGCCGAAGACTGGAGAGCGACAGCCAGGAGAAACGGTTGCCAAGGCGGCCCGTCTCTGAAGAAGTGAAGCCTCGCAAAGCTAGTATATCACGAGACAATACATCcaaatcttcatctctccTCCCCCGGAGAAATCGCGAGGAAGAGCCTAGGGGCAGTCACGATGAGCGAGAGCCTAAGCGAAAAGACTCTACTCGGGTCAATTCTAGCGAAAAATCGATACGAGTCaagcaagaagatgaagatgttgaaatGCTGGACGCACATCAGGTCAGGGAGCACCCGAAACCTCGTGAGCGAAAGACTCGTGAAAACGAGGAGGAacagcccaagaagaaggaggtaTCCGATAGAGAAGACGCtgtgaaagaagatgaacgaCGACGCGCCAGAAttgaagagaggaggaagcgAGAAGCCGAAGAGACCCGCCAGCGCGAAGACGATACTAAAAAACGAAAGGAACAGGAAGAGCGGGATCGAGAACGAGAACGAGAACGAGAGCTTCGAAAGAagcgggaagaagaagaggcgctTAACAATAAACTTCGCGAGCAAGAGCGGGAACGGCGCGAggccgaagaagcagcggctCGTCgacatgaagaagaaagccgCCGCttagaagaagagaagaggaagcaagaacaagaagagaggaagaagaaggaagaggagaagaggagagaggaggaaaagaagaaggaagaagagaggagaagagaggaagagaagaggagagaagaggagaagaggaagaaggaagaggaagaggaagaagagcgaaagcgacaggaagaggaagagcgaCTTCACAAAGAACAATTAGAACGCAAAGCAGCCGAGGCTCGGCAGCAACGCGAACAAGAAGAACGCCGAGAACGTGAACGCCAGGAACGCGCCGAACGGGAAGAAATGGAGCGAAAAcgtgccgccgccagagAAGCAGAACAACGCCGCCTGCGTGAAGAACAGGAGCGCCGCGAAGAACAAGAACGTCTGCgggaagaacaagaacgGGCTCGGCTGGAGAAACTGCCCCCGTTGATGCGATGGCTCTGCACTGCGCCCAATCCCAAAACCACAGCCATTGCCGAGAAATTCAAGTACATGCGCGGTGCCCGATACGACACGATCCGTCCCGAGGCGAACAATACCGCTGAGGGCCGTGAATTGTGGCTCCTTAACACGCATGTCGCTCTGCTGCTGGGGGAGAAAGACTTGGATCTTCCTAAAT ATTCTTCTTGGGCACGCGTACCCGTTACCCCAATTGCCAAGTTCAGTCTATGGAGGACAGAATGGAGTCGATATACTCTGTTTTCTGAGAAGCTTTGGGAGCTTGGCGAGCAGCTGCCTGGGTGCTACGGCGATGAGCAACCCCATAGCCTGAGCTACAACAATAGAGATCGGCTCAAACAGGAGGCATGGGAGAAGTTTCAAGCCATGGACATGTTCTTTGTGAAG GTCTCTGACTTTATGTATGTCGTACCCAATATATCACACCTGCGAGGCATCAAATTAGGTGTGGAGTACTGCGAGCTCTTAGAAACCGAGGAGCAGGCCAAAGGATGGAGGACATTTGCGAAGTGGAAGCGAGATCCAGAAGCGAGCCGCTACCATGGTCTCGCTCCACGATTCAAGTTTTATGTCAATGGACTCCTTGTCGGGGAAGAGCTCCCTACCCTTTCCCAAACTAGCTCAACCCCCTTTCCAGAGGTGCGAGTTCCTCGGCGTGGACTAGTTCGTGCTTATCCCGACGACACCGACTACAATGTCATTTGTATGAACCAAGGCCTTGGGCATCTCCTAAAAGACACAAAGAGTCCCTCGCCGGTCCCAAATGGCATCCATTCATCTCCAATCAGCCCAACTTCGATCCCCCGGGCGAGGCCGAACGTCAACGGTACAAATGGACATACTAGCCCGGATAGAGTCAAGGCTGAAGCGACAGCGGAGAGTGATACAATTAATGGTATTTAA
- a CDS encoding uncharacterized protein (TransMembrane:5 (o79-99i160-177o197-214i235-258o264-284i)~BUSCO:EOG092D3SXY), with protein sequence MASTTPAEWCQAFCVVSSVILFSMQVLPENARKALFAYGARRPAHTQHGPNSQAPGQKAEAKADSLLVLTSYAQVPHSWFVHFYIVSVSWSIFWGWQYISKGSIMRAMAEIQHRSAVEDQSPEVTLSATLVTWLLMSSQGARRLFECLFVAKPGSSPMSAFHWALAVVYYTVVGISVWIRGSGAILKSWESPQPIEFTPQIIIGAAIFGFAGAQQNNCHRYLAGLKKYTLPSEGWFQYLVCPHYTFECLVYVGLAIAAAPPGAFFNRSVLYVLLFVVTNLSLTAHGTKKWYAEKFGADKLVGKWAIIPFVF encoded by the exons ATGGCCAGCACGACGCCGGCAGAATGGTGCCAAGCTTTCTGCGTGGTCAGCTCCGTGATACTGTTCTCGATGCAAGTTCTCCCGGAAAATGCGCGCAAGGCCTTGTTCGCGTACGGCGCCAGGAGGCCGGCACATACCCAGCATGGACCAAATAGCCAAGCTCCTGGGCAGAAGGCTGAGGCAAAGGCAGATTCTCTCCTGGTCCTGACAAGCTATGCCCAGGTGCCTCACTCGTGGTTCGTACACTTCTACATAGTATCTGTGTCATGGTCAATCTTCTGGGGCTGGCAATACATATCCAAGGGCTCGATTATGCGGGCCATGGCTGAGATACAGCATCGGTCTGCAGTGGAGGATCAATCTCCGGAGGTCACCCTGAGTGCCACGCTGGTGACTTGGCTTCTGATGAGCTCCCAAGGAGCGAGGAGACTGTTTGAGTGTCTCTTTGTCGCAAAACCCGGATCGTCTCCCATGTCAGCCTTTCACTGGGCTCTTGCAGTGGTCTATTACACAGTCGTGGGCATCAGCGTCTGGATACGGGGATCAG GGGCAATCCTCAAATCGTGGGAGTCGCCACAGCCAATTGAGTTTACACCGCAAATCATCATCGGGGCCGCAATCTTTGGCTTTGCCGGTGCTCAGCAAAACAACTGCCACAGGTATCTGGCGGGCCTCAAGAAATACACGCTTCCAAGTGAGGGCTGGTTCCAGTACCTCGTTTGCCCCCACTACACGTTCGAATGCCTGGTTTACGTGGGCCTTGCCATCGCTGCGGCGCCCCCAGGAGCCTTCTTTAACAGATCCGTCTTGTACGTATTGTTGTTCGTCGTGACGAATCTCAGTTTAACGGCACATGGCACGAAAAAATGGTATGCCGAAAAGTTTGGTGCAGACAAGCTGGTTGGGAAATGGGCCATTATTCCGTTTGTATTCTAG
- a CDS encoding uncharacterized protein (EggNog:ENOG41~SECRETED:SignalP(1-22)): MSFSRSLVAAVATLSLVTSTQAWNVELPPCLDKFQPFVYSGCFQDGGPGNPNALIFRSTLSSNNMTVEECVSECKGNGFRYAGLEYYGICFCGGTVDGPQIDDSQCSFPCNGNKSETCGGNNILSVWQDPTFPTKQVTVGDYKAAGCYSDNSQQGRALSWSADVDSSTFTTESCLAACEAEGFPLAGTEFGSECWCGNVLANSTVKVDDSQCNFACNGNSSETCGGRGLLDLYIATDLESLEPCGWVPPSSSSTTSISTTTLPPSSSSTTSSSTTTSLPPTTSSTTSTDSTTSLPPTSSSTTSSVSTTSLPPPPSSTTDDCETSSTSSTSSTTSTSTTTTSTSSTSTTSPPPPPYHNNLQDYQHHNHQFSVHGHRHHSTFVRVQVR, encoded by the exons ATGTCTTTTTCCCGGTCCCTCGTGGCCGCGGTTGCCACGCTCTCACTCGTGACATCCACGCAAGCCTGGAACGTGGAGCTGCCTCCTTGCCTGGACAAATTTCAACCTTTTGTCTACTCTGGCTGCTTTCAAGATGGCGGCCCCGGTAATCCTAATGCTCTCATCTTCCGCTCAACTTTGTCTTCGAACAACATGACTGTGGAGGAATGCGTTTCCGAGTGCAAAG GCAATGGCTTCCGTTATGCTGGCCTCGAGTACTATGGTATTTGCTTCTGTGGCGGCACTGTTGACGGGCCTCAAATCGATGACTCTCAGTGCAGCTTTCCCTGCAACGGTAACAAATCTGAGACATGTGGTGGAAACAACATCCTCTCCGTTTGGCAAGACCCGACATTCCCTACTAAGCAAGTCACCGTCGGCGATTacaaggctgctggctgctatTCGGACAACTCGCAACAAGGTCGTGCTCTTTCCTGGTCGGCAGATGTTGACTCTTCCACTTTCACCACCGAGTCTTGCTTGGCTGCCTGCGAGGCAGAAGGCTTCCCATTGGCTGGTACCGAGTTTGGAAGCGAATGCTGGTGTGGCAACGTTCTTGCAAACAGCACCGTAAAGGTAGACGACTCGCAGTGTAATTTCGCTTGCAACGGCAACTCCTCAGAGACCTGCGGTGGACGTGGACTCTTGGACCTGTACATTGCCACAGATCTTGAGTCTTTGGAGCCGTGTGGCTGGGTGCCtccctccagcagcagcacgaccTCAATCTCGACAACAACGCTGCCCCCTTCCAGTAGCAGCACGACCTCTTCAAGCACGACAACATCTCTGCCCCCTACTACCAGCAGCACAACCTCTACAGACTCAACAACATCTCTGCctcccaccagcagcagcacaaccTCTTCAGTCTCGACAACATCGCTGCCTCCTccaccctcctccaccacagATGATTGCGAAACGTCTTCCACGTCCTCCACGTCTTCCACAACTTCCACCTCCACTACAACGACTTCCACATCCTCCACGAGTACCACCTCAccgccccctcccccctaCCACAACAACCTCCAAGACTACCAGCACCACAACCACCAGTTCTCTGTGCACGGCCACCGTCACCACTCCACCTTCGTGCGAGTACAAGTGCGGTGA